The DNA sequence GTCTCCCAGGAGTGGGTGGTCACCAACTGTGCAGGGGTGAGCCCAGAAGGCAGGGTGtctcccaggggctggggcagctaCCTGGCGAGGATGGCACGCTCCGAGCCGTCCGCCAGCAGCCGGTGCATCTCCTGCAGGAGGGAGGCCAGCTGGGCCGTGCCGCGCTGCTCCCGGGCCTGTAGGGGGAGCTGTTGCACCCACAGCTCCTCACACCTGCTCCagccttcctgcagccaggggcagggagcaggtaaggaggggccaggggacactgccccctcccccactatatCCCAGCTGGAGATATGGCCCTGAGGTCCCCCTGCAGTCCCTGTGACCCCCCAGCACTGAAatacactcccctcccccgctatATCCCAGCCCCCGGAACCTCCAGCCCCCAGATGTGCCCCCCCCGCACTATATCCTACCCGTTgggactgcccagcccccagatgcagccctgcctgcccctccccatgtccccactCACCTGTATGAGGCCCCGGACCGagggcagggctgctggcggCCCCGCCAGGTCTCCAGGCGGGCGCTCTCGTAGCGGAACCTGCAGGCCAGAGGGCAGAGGTACAGGCCCCCGCACTGGTGCCATGGGTCACTGCAGCACTGCTGGGGTGacagccccccagagccctgacttTGCCCTCTGCAGTACAAACTGCCACCACCAGGGGGCCAAAGCCCCACAGCAGCCCCTCTCCCAAGCTCTGACTCTGCCACCCTACCCGCCCCCCAGTACAAGCCACCACCACTGGGGGGCGACGGCTCCGTACAGCACCATGCACCCACACTGCCACCCCCTTAGTGGTACCCACTTGAGCGCCTCTACGTCGCGGGGAATGTCAATGCGGCTGGTGAGCTCTTGCATCTGCAGGGTGTTCTCCAGGGCCAGGTGCTCCAGGGCTTCCAGGACGTGGTTGGGAGGGTGGGAACCCACGATGTCCTGCGTGGGCAGAGAGGTGGGATGAGCCACAGCGGGGCAGAGACGCTGTACCctccatcagggctggctccaataccccagtgcggtgctagggggcgctgtgctgaagggagcagggcagggggctctcccggggcagtcagggctggccccgatgccccagcccggcactgggggcgctgtgctgcagggagcagggtgggggggatccCCCAGCAGTCAGGGCTGCCCCAATGCCCGGCGCTAAGGGGCGCGCAGGTGCCCCTCCCAGCTGTGGCTGTACCTTAGCACCAGGTGAGCTGACCCAGTGCAGCGTTATGTGCAGCTGTTCCcagctcagaggtggctgcatctcttCACCATGCGAGACGTCCCCAGGGTCCCTACCCTATTGCGCCTCCCTCCCCTGTTACCTCCACCGTGCTCAACCAGTGCTGGTAGgatgcctccagcagctcctcgcTTGTCCCGCTGCTGAGAGACACACACATGGGGCAGGtcagaaggggaagaggagggcagGGGAGCTCACAGGCTCTTACGCGAGGGCCCCAGACGTGCTGTGCTCGAAGAGCGACTTCAGGAAGTGGAAGCGCAGCTGGCAGGCTGTCCGCACATCCTGCTGCGGAGAGACGGACAGACACTTGGATGGGTtcccggggtggggaggagacgaCGGCCCTCAAGAAAGCTGCAGATCACCAGGAATCACTGGTGGAATCACCAGGATCTACTGGATCCTCCCCCTTTATTGGGATCCAGGCACAGGCTCAGTGAGATCCCTCAGGATCCCAAGACCTGATTGCCAATGGCCCGACAGACTCCCCCCGGGTCCCGGCACCAGGCTCAGTCCGATTCGCTCCTCCTCCCCAACCAAACCCCATCACCAGATCCCACGGTGAGATCACCAGAGCCCCATGCTGGCATTCACAGGGCTCAGATCACCGGGTACCCTGCGTCACTAGATCCTGCCTTGGGATCTCCAGATCCCCTCAAGATCCCAGGACTGGGATCCCCAGATCACCATCCCCAACTAGCACAGGGCAGAAGGATTCCCAAATTCCTCTCCGCCCACCCGGGAATCTAcccactgtcccctccccactcaccaGTACTTCAGGCTCCACGCCAGCAAGTCCGAGGTCAGGCACCTTCCCTCCCACCGTCAGCTCCACCTTGGCCTTTCTGCAGAGACCAGAGGcgctgatcacacaagtcagggtcagaaggctacacctagagagagagctgggttctcgcCACTCTGTGAAGCCTTAACCCGtcgggggtcccaggtggtggtggtaggggaGGGTCTAGAGTGCTGGAGacatgcagagcccccagcacgatcagtcaggagaagacgtctcaatggaactgatgcagatgttggatccaggcatcagaacacttacttgagcgtgggtaggggtttttgtagggaaagagcAATGGTgtctgggcggggggggtggtgTCCTTCATgaatcagacaggctggatactgcaccctggttccccaagaacatagAGCTGACAGGTAACACCCCAGAGGCGGCCGCATCTCGGGGCTGGGCGAAGGGTCCCTGGATAACCCCCCCCACATgtcccaccccagaagcagccgcatCTCAGTGCCAAGCGAGGAGTCCCTGGATAACCAGCCCCCCCatacatcccaccccagaggcggccGCATCTCGGGGCCAGGCGAGGGCTCCCTGGATAACCAGCTGCCCTGTGCCCCATCccagaggcaggtgggggggagagcaggtCTTAGCTGGGGTCTCTGGATCCTTTGCACCCCAAAGTTTGTTCTTTCTAGGCTCCAAGAGGCCTGTTACCCACAGAGAGCCCGGGAGCTTGGCCAGATCAGGTgagtgccctggggccggatcggagccagagccccccagaggggaaaggtccctgccccattcctcccttccccacccccgagctgggcatttggggtaattctctctctgcccccgCAGGAGCCggccaaagccaagaggaaatcTTCACTTATGGTGGGTAGTAGCTGTTCCTGCCTcgagcagcagggggtgctgctccTCACCTCACTCGACTCAgtcgcccccttccctcctcccttccagatTACCACTCCCTGCGCAAGTGGGGCCTGagagcctagggttaccatccgtccggattctgccggacatgtccggctattttgagttaaaaatagcatccggggggaatttgtaaatgtccggatttcccccccatgcagagcgcgcgtgctgacagggcagccggccggatcgtgccactcacacggggctctggcagccagagcccctcctccgcttccccctcctctcccctgccacttgagaccactcccctcctctctcccctccctccccctccctgcattcgcagatcgccggccggccgttcgcatcgggcctccggcagtctggagctcctcccgctccccctcccctgctgcccagcgcgccgcccgcagcactctgttctgagcggcacggtaagggggccagggggtcggagaaggggcagggaggttctggagggggtagtcaagaaacagggagcagggttggatgggtcgggagttcgggggggggctgtctgggggttgggggtgtaaggttttgggtagtcagggtacaggtagggggtagggtcctaggggggcagttaggggacaaggaacagggaggcttaggtagggggtgggattctggacggcagttaggagcaggggtcccagggggggcagtcaggggacagggagcagaggggtttacatgagtcgggagttctggggggggctgtcagggggtggggagtggttggatggggcgtgggagtccctgatgtctgtctgggggtgggggtgggggtgtggataaggtttggggcagtcaggggacaggtagaggtagggtcgtagggagccagttaggatggggggaaggtctcatgagggggcagtcaggggacaaggcctTTCAAAGTTGATAGCTCTGTTACCTCTTCTTCTAAAGAAAGTTTTGAATAAAATAACAGTTTATCTTTTACAAGAGCTTTGAACATCTCTTTTTATTATGCATTCAAAAcagtgcagttttcctttaatccagccctgcaggaAGCACTCTCCAGTCAAACAATACCAAAAGCACTGGTGCTAACTCATCCCCTTCCCATTCATTAACCTCAGCCAGGTGTTAATTTCAGTGTTAATATAATTGAGGGTGtgctccaaaacccactgaaagccATGAAACTCCTTTGATTTACTTCAGTGTGTTCTGAATTAGATAACAGgtaatagatttaaaaaataattaagtggCTATTATGAGGTAGCCAGCATTGAGATTTTTACTCTAAAGAAATCTAATATGAtttaatagaaatgtttccacacacaaatacaaaaaattcagagaatgcatgtgtttttaatgtaaacGGTCCTTTGCAATGTTTATAACCCTAACAATTTTGAGTTGCAAGAGAACCAGAGAATGAAATTGACTGAAAACAAGGAAAATTAACTGATTGATTATTTTCTAGATAAATGCAACATGTAAAGAGCATACCcttgaaaagtaaattagatttttaaaaccctCTTACTTTCAGCAATCAAAGATGTAACACAGGGAGAAGTCAACATTTTTAATGACTTCTTAGCTGACAGTGGTTTCTAATATTACTTTCAGGTATAGCAAGATACAGAGGTGGATTACATACCAAAACCACCTTCAaaataaacctttgaaaatggTTTTAAGATCTTGTCACTGAGCTCTTGATTTGacacctcccccaccaccagctttaaaaacaaaacaaaaaactgaattgGGATCAAACTTGgatgttatatttatttttaaatatccacACCCAAATACAATcttcagagcctgatcctgcaaagagaactGCAGGGGATGGCCACCCTACACCTGAGGTGAAAgaccaactccactgaagtcaatagcaaaacacacatcaatggggccaagatctcaccctttggcttcagtgggttcCAGGTGGGTGTGAGTTCTTTTTTCAGCACTGGAGAATCAGATCTAAAATTAATATGCTATTTAGCACTTCCCCCTCTAGTCCCTTTGTTTTGCTCTTGTTTCATTTTGTTCCCCCTCTCTCATTTTCTATTAAGAGTAAATGGATTGAATGTCTGTTTAAAAAGGATTATAGGGTGGAGGATCAAGAGAAGCCTGGCCAGGGCAAAGAACCTGCAATGTTTGGACAAAGCCCTGAGCATTAGggacaataaaatgaataaattataCCAGGTGCTACATTACCTGACCCCACAACATAATTGTGGGAAGGGCTATTGGCAAGGTTATAAGAGATACAACCATTGCTTCCAAAAGCAGGCAATGTTTTATATTATCTTAAAATGAATCATTATTCCTGTTTCTAGCATTAGCATAGTTCAGCTTAACTGAAACTTCTGTAGCATGTATTCATGATTAATATGATCACTTTCCCCTGCGACTCAGTCTATACTGGCATATAGAAGCCCAGTAATTCACCACCATGTTCACTGGTGTAGCAGCAAGACTGGGGTAGCAAAGGTCTACTTCTCTACTAGAAGCACTAGTTAAGGCATTTTACCACCGAGTCATATAAGTCTACTCTGTCAATTTAAGAATGATACCTCTGTCTGAATCTTGTAACCTATTGTTAAAGAAATTATTCAAACTGAAAGAGATgagaaaatggggagggagggtgttgtTTCCTTTGTCCATTTGGTAGACAACACCGAATAGAATGAAACTGACTCTTTCTCCTGTAGAAGCAGTTAGTGCCTGATCTTGCATCTGGGCGTGCTACTGAACCTGACTATATAGATGCAGGGGCCCACATTAATTGAGCTGAGTGCAGAGTTAGGCCTTAGACACTGTCCCCATTTTGCTTGTGTGAGTCTTTTACGGGGAAAGACAAATATTTCGGGTGTACTTTTTAAATTTCCCTCTGAACAGAAGATTAGTGAGCTGCACAGTTACATGGAGCTGAGGTGAAAATCTCCTCAGAATTTGTCTGCAGTGGAGGCAGATTTGTGTTGGCTCCAGTAACATACAGTACATTAGCAGCAAAACAATGAAGCAGGCATTCctggaaaatatattttgatgCAGTGTTTAAGTAAGGTACATAGAACATGGCAAAATGGTTTACAGTTTTACTCACACACGCAGAGATGGTACGTAGCTTTTTCCACAATTTTCaacttttccttgttttttttcccacaaGTTTCAACTATCCCTGCTCATCTGTGTAAATTCCATGCAGATCATTGGCTCGGTCCTCTTCCCATCTCTTATTTGGCATTAAGCTCTCCATGGAAAAGGCATCACCTCTGGAACAATAGACTTGGGTGTGTATTCTTCCAATCGAATGGCTAGTCTGTCAAAAGTCTTTCTCCTGGAGatttatatttctctctcttctcttgccCCAGGTCATTCACAGCCTGGAAGGACGTAGGATATAGTAGCCAAGTATCCTGCTATATCTAAGGTGAAGTTGTCATATGATGGCTGCACTGGTTCCCCTTTGTGCTGGCAACCAGAGTCACATCTATGATCTGTAGGAGACATGCAGTCACCCATAAAACACTTTGGAAAACATTTCATGTAGAGACCGTATTGCTTCAATATCAgatttctttctcctcccttgtTTTTTAACTCCGGGGGACATAGGGTGTTTGCTAGGTAGAGGTCCTGCTCACTTCAAGTCATAATCACCTGTGATACTGCCATTAATTGCTCTGCATTTGATGATGTCACATCACAGACAGAATTATGACTCTCAACTCTTTCTATACATTTACCAAAGTTGCCAACACTGGTTCTACTCCACTGGGAGCTCTAGTATAGATGGGGCATTTTGTATTTCTGTTGTTTGGGAggaggttttgttgtttttgagtTTTAAGACACTATATATTTCAGGCTTATTCTGAGCAGAGGTAGATGACATGGCTCTTAAAATGTCTGGCAGCAAAAGACCCATCCACATGAGGGCTCGCCCAGTGTTGCCATGCTGATGTAGATGGAGATTAATGTGTGTAAAAGCTGGTCTGCGCACAGAATTTACCTTGTTTTAACCAAAGGGGTTTTAATCTGATTGGTTTGCACAAATTCAGTCCAATGTAGACACACTTATCAATTTAAAACTGATTATAACAACTTAGCTTGTGCCTGTAAAGCCTTGGCTGaacacaaaagttgtaccactttaattatACCATTATAACTACGTCCACACTAGGGGGTGTAGTGGTTTGCCTACATTAGTAAGAAATTACATCCCTACTGATTGTAGCTCAAGCCTAACTTGTTTCAAATCCATCAACCCTACCCCCTGTGGACAATTCCATTGATTTAAGACACTCAAACTGATTTATCTTAAGGGCTGGTCCACCCTTCAAATCTTATTGAAAAGCTCCTCTTCAGATACAGCAAAAACTAGAGCAGaacaaggcacctttatactgatataactgcatttcCACTAGGCGAATGGTACTGTTTAACTCTCCTGGtagagttaaagcagtacaactttttagtgtagacaaggtctaaatTGAGTACAAACTGATTTAAACTAAGATGATTTAAGACACTCTTAAAACTGTGCAGAGATGCTCTTAAATCAGTTTATCATCTGCTCACTGCAGGAACTGACTCTAGTTCCTCACACCATATTCTGAAGCCCTTTGCCAACTCTAGAGAGTCAAGgacaatggagattccaccacttcctttggcagGCTATTCCCTAATCTATTAGATCCTGAGGCTTTCCTGACATTCagctggttttcttttttcactTTTCATCCTAGTTACCTAAACCTCTTCTATCACCATCAATGATTATTTCCCCTTCTTGgcgtgaaatcctgggcccattgaaGTCTATAGGGCAAaacgtccattgacttcaatggggccatgatttcacccttgCTATTGCACTAATAGTGATACATAGTGATGATGACAAAGATTTACTACTCTTGGTGGTGGTTTAGTCAAGCTGCACATATCTAGCGGTTTTAATCTTTCTCCATACATCAGTCCCATCTATGTGTCTCTAACAGAATGTTGTCCAAAGTTTCTCTTGGGACCAAGGTGATTCTCTGAGGACAGGTATAGGATCATGTGTACACACAGGTgtttgagggtcctgtggcacctttgcatctgaagaagtgaggttcttacccacgaaagcttatgttcccaatacttctgttagtctcaaaggtgccacaggaccctctgttgctttttacagattcagactaacacggctacccctctgatacttgacacaggtGTTTGTATATTGGCTATGAATTAACTGAATGAATAGTAGGAGCTCGTTTTAAGGAGAGAAAAATAGTGGTGGTTGATGATACCTGAATGTGTGAAGATTCAGTGGGAAAAAAGTATCAAACACTAGGTAAAGATCAAAAGGTATCTGACTCAGAGTAGATCCCCATCCTGTTTTGAGAAGCCTCCACTCCTCCGTCCCTCCCCACCATTGTGGGCTGGAGCTACAAAGAGACACAGCAGTAATAAGGAGCCTCCGCGCTTATCATCAAATCTGCACCCAAAGGCGCGATTCACACATTCTCCACAGCCTGCCTCTCCCTTTTTATAATTCTCTCCTGGTCATCTGTGAGCCAGTAGAGGGCGCAATTACTCCGCTACCAGCGCGGAGGGACCAGGCGTGAGAAGCGTTTTGCAGCCAAAGCCAGGAGTGGTGCAGTACTGAGTCCCTGGCTAAGAATGTTTGTTTCCTGCAGCGAACCAGAGGCCTCGGATTGTTTTTCCCTGCAAGCTCTGAGTGTAGCATTACACGtcacaatattttaacaaattgGTGTGATAGCACTTTCCCCCCAATTGCTTCCCCGAGGTTTGTTTGTAAGTGCACAGGAGGTAAAGGAAAGTTTGTTAAGAAGACGCAGGGGGAGCAGTTTAATctgagcagcagggaaaggaccTGGCTCGTCTGACCCTTTGAAGCcagctgcattttaaaatggtGCCAATCACTCTCAAGTATTGGGTCTGTCTCTCCCCGGTTGGCTGTGAAAGGATCTCATGCCAACCAGGTTAATACGTAAGAGACAAAACAGGCGAGAAAAAGCGTAACTAGGGGACAACTCGGTGACCCTGTGAAACAGGGCGGGGCAGTGTGAAATAAATGGcatgtttagggttaccattcgtccggatttacccggacatgtcctccttttcgcgctaaaaatagcgtccggggggaatttgtaaagcactcacaatgtccgggatttccccctcccccggcagagcgagcggctgggagggctgcagaaaaatcccgggctggactcctaagcagctgtagaggagccggagccgccctgcattctgagttggcctctcctgcaacccggtccggcagcactgtgcagggccagggaccgggttttgttgtgcaggggagcgcagccacgtgtccggctcggctcgcacagagcccaacaccctgttctgagcagcagggtaagggggaccgggggcaggaaggttctggagggggcagtcaagaaacgggggggggcttttggggggggtggagaaagttttgggcagtcagggtacaggtagggggtagggtcctggggggcagttggggggggtcttaggagggggcagttaggggacaaggaacagggaggcttaggggtggggttctggagggcagttaggagcaggggtcccaggaaggggcagtcaggggacaaggagcaggggggtggggagctgggagttctgggggggggggctgtcagggggcaggagtggggagagggatcggagcagtcaggggacagggagcagagaggtttagatgggttgggagttctggggggggctgtcagggggcaggagtggggagagggatcggagcagtcatgggacagggagcagaggggtttagatgggttgggagttctggggggggctgtcagggggcaggagtgtggagagggatcggagcagtcaggggacagggagcagagaggtttagatgggttgggagttctggggggggctgtcagggggtggggagtggttggatggggcgtgggagtcccaggggtctgtctgggggtgggggtgtggataagggttggggcagtcaggggacaagaggcaaggaggcttagatagggagtggagtcctggggggcagttaggggcaggggtcccaggagggggcagtcaggggacaaggaacggggggagggttgggggttctgggggggcgggaagtgggaggggcaggggcggggctagggcggggctcctcccgtcctcttttttgcttgctgaaatatggtaaccctaggcatgtTGGCAATCCCAGGTGTCTGGAATAACTGGGCAGGTAGAGTATCAGTAGCAAAGAATAAAGGAGCCGCCAGCAGGCGGGGATTTTTGCGTGGTagagaaaggaaagagttaatggttttccctccctccctttaccTGGGAGATGAACCTGGCGGAGCCGCCCGTCTGCTGGGATAAGGGCAGGCTGAGCCTGGATCCATTTCCCTCTTTGCAATCTCCGCTGAGAAAGCTTTGCACCCGAGTCTGTCATTTGGGCGGAGCCAGCTGGTTTATTAAGATCCCACTATTTTCCCCCAGAGGGGGGAAgatacttttaaattaaaaaggacaTCGAGGCTGTGGCGGGGACACCAGATTGCAGCAGCCATTTGGGGAGTCAAACCAATTGTCTCTTGCCCCTCTGCTTGGGTTTGCTCCGTCTAgtacaggatcttttcagggggaataaggcagaacaccacatttattagtaatacatgtattcattaacactgtattatatgcatataatatattacacttacactcacacacacacacacacacacacacacaaacacacttcgtcttgttgttaccaattagttgctcccgttaacttcactggccaggtgagttagatgggggagggggtggagccgggcttctgccgatccggatcgatgctcccatgttgacaagacgagacccggggtcctctgcaagacacctcacttttatagcagctttcctcttatgcaaatctagaccagattcaaactctgtgtctgtgtccattggtcctttgtgctgctttcttttgagtgttgtcccaatgctgcaaagagggtgtttccaaaagaaggtgcttgcttctaacccccgaggccctcggtatgtctgcttgtctttaatgagcccacttgacacgttttattgtccttgggtctggctcccagcccctctccaacagttgaggctgtctggaggtgctgccttccatgccttgctcatccacaccttattcattcaacagggcaattgattaagagtgggggggggggggggagagctcttgttctactgctagcaaaaataattttttcttctatcttattctattcttaggggctataatattataccaagggtaatgcaaagtttctaaatgaggctttgatacaaagttccatgaaaacagaggtcacacgtgggtagacccaccacaaggttatatgaagaggcacaatgtaaagtcatatgaaaattatcagagatttatctacagcaCCGCACTGGGGtattggagccagccctgatggagGGTACAGTGTCTCTGCCCCGCTGTGGCCCACGCAGGACATCGTGGGTTCCCACCCTCCCAACCACGTCCTGGAAGCCCTGGAGCACCTGGCCCTGGAGAACACCCTGCAGATGCAAGAGCTCACCAGCCGCATTGACATTCCCCGCGACGTAGAGGCGCTCAAGTGGGTACCACTAAGGGGGTGGCAGTGTGGGTGCATGGTGCTGTACGGAGCCGTCGTCCCCCAGTGGTGGTGGCTTGTACTGGGGGGTGGGTAGGGTGGCAGAGTCAGAGCTTGGGAGAGGGGCTGCTGTGGGGCTTTGGCCCCTGGTGGTGGCCGTttgtactgcagggggcagagtcagggctctggggggttGTCACCCCAGCGGTGCTGCAGTGACCCATGGCACCAGTGCGGGGGCCTGTACCTCTGCACTCTGGCCTGCAGGTTCCGCTACGAGAGCGCCCGCCTGGAGACCTGGCGGGGCCGCCAGCAGCCCTGCCTTCGGTCCGGGGCCTCATACAGGTGAGTGGGcacatggggaggggcaggcagggctgcatctgggggctgggcagtcccAACGGgtaggtgtgacgaactgggcctgttctcacggtggtctgtgaatgctgacaggggagtgttctgggatagtctgcattgcaggatgggatctgcccgagggcgcccgagggcgcatacctgagtgtgtaacatgagaacccaggaaggggttgaaggggaggcgactccttagcccggg is a window from the Malaclemys terrapin pileata isolate rMalTer1 chromosome 21, rMalTer1.hap1, whole genome shotgun sequence genome containing:
- the LOC128827349 gene encoding HAUS augmin-like complex subunit 5, whose protein sequence is MCVSLSSGTSEELLEASYQHWLSTVEDIVGSHPPNHVLEALEHLALENTLQMQELTSRIDIPRDVEALKFRYESARLETWRGRQQPCPRSGASYRCEELWVQQLPLQAREQRGTAQLASLLQEMHRLLADGSERAILAR